The window CAAAAGAGCGGGAAACGGCGGCCGCGCCCCTTAAAGAACTTGAGGGAGAGCTGGCGCGCGAAAAGGAGACCATTGATAAAGAACTCGGCGCAATGACGCTGGGAGAGCTCCGCGCGCTGGCGCGGCGGATGAATCTCCCTATGGGCGTGGAAAAGATCGGCCGGGCCAACAAGAGGACCCTCATTGCGGCGATAGAGAGAGAACAGGAGAGATAATATGCAGCTGCGTGATAAAGATCTTCTGTCCGTTCAGGAGGTGCGCGAGCTGGTCGGCGCGGCGAAAGCGGCGCAGGCGGAACTCGCCGGCAAGAGCCAGGAGTACGTGGACCGGCTGGTGAAGTCGATCGCCGGCGCGGGCGTGAGAAACGCCGAGCGTCTCGGCCTCATGGCCTGCGAAGAGACCGGCTTCGGCATCCCCGCGGACAAAAAAATAAAGAACGTATTCGGAAGCCGCGCGGTCTATGAATATATCAAAGATATGAAGACCGTCGGCGTAATAGACTGGGATGAGAAGAAAAGGGTGCGTACGATCGCCGTCCCGCTGGGCGTCATCGCGGGGATCATCCCCTCGACGAACCCAACCTCGACGACCTTTTACAAGGCGCTCATATCAATAAAGGCGGGCAACGCGATCGTTTTCTCGCCGCACCCGCAGGCGAAGCGCTGCATCATGGAGTCCGTCAAGGTGATAAAGCAGGCGATCAGCGAGGCGGGCGGCAACGAAGACCTCGTCGGCTGCATCTCCATGCCGACCATGCAGGCGACCGAGTCGCTGATGCGCCATCCCCATGTCGCGCTCATTCTCGCGACGGGCGGCGCGGCGATGGTGCGCGCGGCATACTCCTCGGGAAATCCGGCGATCGGCGTCGGCCCCGGGAACGGCCCCTCATTCATCGAACGTTCGGCAGACCTCAGAGAGGCGGTGGCGCAGATAGTCGCCTCCAAGACCTTTGACAACGGTACGATCTGCGCCTCCGAGCAGTCCGTGATCTGCACGGACGACTACCGCGGCGAGGTACGGGCCGAGATGGAACGCCAGGGCTGCTACTTCCTTGACGACGCCGAATGGGCCCAGCTCGGGAGATATATCCTCCGCGCCAATGGTACGATGAACCCCGAGATCGTCGGCAAAAGCGCGCAGGCCATCGCGAAGCTCGCGGGGCTCACGATTCCGGAGGGGACGAAGATCATCGTCGCGCCGGAGGACGGCGTCGGCTACGGCCACCCCTACTCGAACGAGAAGCTGGCCCCGATACTCGCCTTCTACAGCGCCCCCGACTACAAAGCGGTGTGCGAAAAATGCGAGGAGATACTTCACTACGAGGGAGCGGGGCATACCTTCTCCATCCACTCGCAGAACGAGGAGATCGTCTCCTACTTCTCGGCGCGCGTCCCCGTCTCGTGCATCGTCGTGAACGCGGGCAGCACGCTGGGCGCGATCGGCGCGACGACCGGTCTGGTACCGGCGCTGACCCTCGGCTGCGGCGCGGAGGGCGGCAGTTCGACCTCGGACAACGTCGGGCCGCTGAACCTGATAAACCGGCGTCTCGTCGCTTATCCGCTGCGGACGCAGGCGGAGGTGCGCACCTCGATGCCAGACTGCCCCGACGGCATCTGCGAAAGCGGCATCGGGGAGCCGGAGCGGTTTGACAACGTCGACGTCAACGCCGTGGTCGCGGAAATACTGAAAAGGCTGCGTTCCTGACAGCGCGCGTAATATTCGTTAATAGACCGGCAGAGAATTAGAAGATATTAAATAAATATAAATGGAGGAATGAACAATGATGAATCAGCAGGCACTTGGAATGATCGAGACAAAGGGACTCGTCCCCGCCATCGAGGCGGCGGATGCGATGGTGAAGGCGGCCAACGTCAGCCTTATCGGCAAGGTACAGGTGGGCGGCGGACTTGTGACCGTCATGGTCCGCGGCGACGTCGGCGCGGTAAAGGCCGCGACGGACGCTGGCGCGGCGGCGGCGGAGCGCGTAGGCGAACTGCTCTCCGTCCATGTGATCCCGCGTCCCGCGGATGACGTGGATTACCTTCTGCCGTCACTCAAGACAGAGGCGTAAAGTACCGCCGGCTATATGCCGGCATTAATTTGGAAACTACCTTCTCACTGATATGAGGAAAAGATAAAAACAAAGGAGTGGCTGAAATGGCAGACCAGCAGGCGCTTGGAATGATAGAGACAAAGGGGCTCGTCCCCGCGATAGAGGCCGCCGACGCGATGGTGAAGGCGGCTAACGTGAACCTCATCGGCAAAGTACATGTCGGCGGCGGCCTGGTAAGCGTTATGGTGCGCGGCGACGTCGGCGCGGTGAAGGCGGCGACGGACGCCGGCGCGGCGGCCGCCGAGAGGGTGGGCGAGCTTTGCTCCGTCCATGTGATCCCGCGTCCCGCGGCGGATGTCGACTACCTTTTGCCGACACTAAAAGATTAAGCCGGGACGCTCTTAGGAGTTGATTCCCTTGAAAGTTATCACAGAGGCGATGCTGCGCGATGAACTGAAAAGAAGCGAAATCACGGAGTACCGCGTGCCGGAGGGCATGATGCTTTCGCCAGCGGCGCGCGAATACCTGCAGCAGAGAAAGATAAAGATCAGCCGGGAGTCCGCCTCCGAGCGTCAGAAGGAGGCGGCGGCTCCCGCCGAAAGGACGCCCGAAATGGCGGCGCCGCTGCAGGCGAAATACAGGGATTACGAGACGGGCGCGCTCTACCTTGAAAAACCGGAGTACATGACGCAGATCGAGGGCGACATGCTGGTGGTGAAGAACCATCCGCGGATAGCCTTTCGCGGCAAGCTGGACAGCCTTCAGGCGCTTATCGTACTCGACCAGGCGATACTGAATGAGAAGACGGGCTACGGCAAAATGATCGCGGATCTTGACGACATTCTCGGCGTGCTGCGCGAGATAATGCGCTGCGACGCTCTTAACGAGCCGCTGCGCGTGGAAAAGATAATCGGCCTCACATCCGCCGAGCTGCGCGAGCGCTCGCACGCGCCGATGAAGTTCTTCCACGTGAAATACATGCGCCTGCCCGATTACAAAATGGGAATCACCTACGCCCTGTTGAACCAACTGCGCACCGCGGTGCGCGAAGCGGAGGTGACGGCGGTGAACGCCTTTAAAAACGGAACGAACTACGAGCGGCAGGATATCCTCGAAATATTCAACCGCCTCTCAAGCGCCGTACACATCATGATGTGTACCTATCTGCAGGAGAACAACATATGAGCGGCGCGGCGAACGGAATAACGGCGGCGGTCGCCGACCGCGTGATGGAGGCGATCGCGAAGGCCGGGCTCGTCGAGGTCGAGGTCTCGGCGCGCCATGTGCACCTCTCGCAAAAGGACTGGGAGGCCATATTCGGCACGGAAAGGGGCGACCTGACGCCGAAACGCCCCCTCTCCCAGCCGGGGCAGTACCTCTCCGAGGAGCGCGTCAGCCTCATTACGCCGAAGGGGCGGATGGACAGGGTCGCGGTACTCGGCCCCTTCCGCGGACAGACGCAGGTGGAGCTCTCAAAGAGTGACTGTATCGCCCTCGGCATCGACGCGCCGATACGCGAGTCGGGGCACATCGACGGCAGCGGCCGCATCACGATCGAGGGGCCGCGGGGGGCGGTGACGATCCCCCAGGGCGTGATAATCGCGAAACGCCACGTCCACGTACCGGAGACGACGGCGAGGCACCTGGGCTTTAAAAACGGCGAGATCGTCAGCGTCCAGCTCTTTACCGACCGGCCGGTGATCCTCCAGGACGTCGTGCTGCGCGTGAGCGATAAATTCAGCTACCGCATGCACATAGACTTCGACGAGGCGAACGCCGCCGACGTGCGCGGCTTCACGCTGGGACAGATACTCAAACAGGAGCCGGTCAAATGATGGATCTGAAGAGGATAAACGCCTATATGGCGAAAGTGGCGGCCTCCGAAAAGAGGTGCTTCAAACCGGCGGGGAAAAAACTCAAGGCCGGGCTTGACCTCGGCACCGCCTATATAGTCATTGTCGTTCTCGACGAAAACGACAACCCCGTCGCCTGTGAAAAAGAGGCGGCGGGCGTGCTCCGCGACGGCGTCGTCGTCGATTACCAGGGGGCGCTCTCCATCGTACGGCGGCTCAAAGGCGAGCTCGAGCGGCGGCTGGGCACGGAGCTGACAAAATGCGCGATCGCGATGCCCGCCGGCACCGAGGGCAGCGTCCGCACCCACCAGTACATCGCGGAGGGCGCGGGCTTCGAGGTCACGGAGATACTGGACGAGCCGACGGTGGCGAACTCCGTCTACAAAATAGACAACGGCGTGGTCGTGGACATTGGCGGCGGCACCACTGGCCTTGCGGTCTTCAAAGACGGAGTTGTGGAAAAGATATATGACGAACCGACCGGCGGGACTCATCTGAGCCTCGTCCTCTCGGG of the Cloacibacillus sp. genome contains:
- a CDS encoding acetaldehyde dehydrogenase (acetylating), translating into MQLRDKDLLSVQEVRELVGAAKAAQAELAGKSQEYVDRLVKSIAGAGVRNAERLGLMACEETGFGIPADKKIKNVFGSRAVYEYIKDMKTVGVIDWDEKKRVRTIAVPLGVIAGIIPSTNPTSTTFYKALISIKAGNAIVFSPHPQAKRCIMESVKVIKQAISEAGGNEDLVGCISMPTMQATESLMRHPHVALILATGGAAMVRAAYSSGNPAIGVGPGNGPSFIERSADLREAVAQIVASKTFDNGTICASEQSVICTDDYRGEVRAEMERQGCYFLDDAEWAQLGRYILRANGTMNPEIVGKSAQAIAKLAGLTIPEGTKIIVAPEDGVGYGHPYSNEKLAPILAFYSAPDYKAVCEKCEEILHYEGAGHTFSIHSQNEEIVSYFSARVPVSCIVVNAGSTLGAIGATTGLVPALTLGCGAEGGSSTSDNVGPLNLINRRLVAYPLRTQAEVRTSMPDCPDGICESGIGEPERFDNVDVNAVVAEILKRLRS
- a CDS encoding BMC domain-containing protein translates to MNQQALGMIETKGLVPAIEAADAMVKAANVSLIGKVQVGGGLVTVMVRGDVGAVKAATDAGAAAAERVGELLSVHVIPRPADDVDYLLPSLKTEA
- a CDS encoding BMC domain-containing protein; its protein translation is MADQQALGMIETKGLVPAIEAADAMVKAANVNLIGKVHVGGGLVSVMVRGDVGAVKAATDAGAAAAERVGELCSVHVIPRPAADVDYLLPTLKD
- a CDS encoding ATP-binding protein, translating into MKVITEAMLRDELKRSEITEYRVPEGMMLSPAAREYLQQRKIKISRESASERQKEAAAPAERTPEMAAPLQAKYRDYETGALYLEKPEYMTQIEGDMLVVKNHPRIAFRGKLDSLQALIVLDQAILNEKTGYGKMIADLDDILGVLREIMRCDALNEPLRVEKIIGLTSAELRERSHAPMKFFHVKYMRLPDYKMGITYALLNQLRTAVREAEVTAVNAFKNGTNYERQDILEIFNRLSSAVHIMMCTYLQENNI
- the pduL gene encoding phosphate propanoyltransferase, with translation MSGAANGITAAVADRVMEAIAKAGLVEVEVSARHVHLSQKDWEAIFGTERGDLTPKRPLSQPGQYLSEERVSLITPKGRMDRVAVLGPFRGQTQVELSKSDCIALGIDAPIRESGHIDGSGRITIEGPRGAVTIPQGVIIAKRHVHVPETTARHLGFKNGEIVSVQLFTDRPVILQDVVLRVSDKFSYRMHIDFDEANAADVRGFTLGQILKQEPVK
- the eutJ gene encoding ethanolamine utilization protein EutJ, with protein sequence MMDLKRINAYMAKVAASEKRCFKPAGKKLKAGLDLGTAYIVIVVLDENDNPVACEKEAAGVLRDGVVVDYQGALSIVRRLKGELERRLGTELTKCAIAMPAGTEGSVRTHQYIAEGAGFEVTEILDEPTVANSVYKIDNGVVVDIGGGTTGLAVFKDGVVEKIYDEPTGGTHLSLVLSGNYRIPFEQAEAVKQDYRKHGEIFPIVRPVIEKMATIVARSIDRNETDTIYLCGGTSCLTGIEEVFEKVTGIHTVKPDDPFLVTPAGIAMNCKV